The genomic segment ATCTTCTCGGTCTTGTACAGCTCCATCATCGCCTGGTTCATCTTTTGCGGCTCAGACTTGAAGCGCTCGCGGATCGATGTCATCTTCGGCGTCACCAGCTTCATCTTCGCCATGCTGCGATAGCTGGCAGCCGACAGTGGGAAGAACGCCAGTTTGATCAGCACCGTCAGAGCGATGATGGTCCAGCCCCAGTTGCCCAGCGCCTTGTGGATCTGCGTCATCAGCCAGAAAATCGGTTCAGCGATAATTTTCTGCCAGCCATAATCCTTGACCAGTGTCAGGCCAGGAGCGATCTTTTCCAGCACGGCGGTTTCTTCCGGACCGGAATACAAACGCGCATCCATGGTCACGCTGGCGCCCGGAGCAATCGTGCCCATCGGCAGGATGTTACCCACTGCATACAGGTTGGTCGCCAGTTTCTTCGTGAAGATTTCGCGTGGCGAATTGCCTTGCGGGATGAACGCCGACACAAAGTAATGCTGGATCAATGCAAACCAGCCATCGTCGGATTTGGTCGCATGGTCAGCCTTGCCGCCTTCGATTTTGTCGAAAGTGAATTTCTGGAACTTGCTGCCATCGGTATATACCGCAGCGCCGGTGAAGGTATGTACAAAACGCTGCTCGCCTTCAGGCGCATTGCCGTCACGCACCAGTTGCAGGTACAGCGAAGGCGAAATCGGCGCGCCGCTGTCGTTGGTGACGGTGTGCTTGACGTCGATCGAGTAGTCGCCGCGGGTGAAAGTAAAGGTCTTGGTCAGCTTGACGCCGCCTTCGGTCGATTCCAGCACCAGTTGCACCTGGTTGCCGTTGTCCAGCGTACGTGCGCCAGGCAAGGCTGTGAACAGCGACTTGTGGTTAGGGAAAGGACCGCCGATCAGGCCGGTTTCAGCCA from the Collimonas arenae genome contains:
- the yidC gene encoding membrane protein insertase YidC, whose amino-acid sequence is MDIKRTVLWVVFSVSLLFLWDQWQRHNGQPSLFFPGTTQTAPAATGPTGPANAAAGASASTDVPQASASGAPAASASAVPAVAAADVKGQIITITTDVVKADIDTIGGELKRLELLKQKDTVDSSKNLVLFDSSATRTYLAETGLIGGPFPNHKSLFTALPGARTLDNGNQVQLVLESTEGGVKLTKTFTFTRGDYSIDVKHTVTNDSGAPISPSLYLQLVRDGNAPEGEQRFVHTFTGAAVYTDGSKFQKFTFDKIEGGKADHATKSDDGWFALIQHYFVSAFIPQGNSPREIFTKKLATNLYAVGNILPMGTIAPGASVTMDARLYSGPEETAVLEKIAPGLTLVKDYGWQKIIAEPIFWLMTQIHKALGNWGWTIIALTVLIKLAFFPLSAASYRSMAKMKLVTPKMTSIRERFKSEPQKMNQAMMELYKTEKINPLGGCLPIVIQIPVFLSLYSVLLSSVEFRNAPWLGWIHDLAAPDPFYILPVLMAVSMFIQTKLNPTPPDPMQAKVMLFMPLIFSVMFFFFPSGLVLYWVTNNVLSIAQQWVITRKMGTAPAKA